The genomic stretch TCTTGCGCTCGCCCTTGTAAGCCTTCTCAACCGCCGCGTCGACCACCTTGATCATCACCGGGGTGATGTCGAAGCCGGTGCCGTCACCTTCGATGTACGGAATGATCGGGTTGTTCGGAACGTTGAGGGAGAAGTCTTGGTTGACGGTGATCTTCTCGCCGGCCGGGACCTTGATGTGTTGATACATGGACGACTCCAGTGCAGACCGCAGGTAGCGGGTGGACGGTGGGGGTTGACAGCACAGCGCGCCGCTCTCGGGTTGGCCGGCGTGGCGCACTGCAATGAACTGGCGATTCTAACGGCCTACGATGACGCGCTCACGATGCACCGCACAAATCTCACATCCCGCGCAGGCCGCAACTCTTATATAAGACACAAGAGTGAATTTCGCATTATGCCGGAAAATTTCACCATCCGCCATACTCCTGCACTTGGCGGCGCTGCTGTCAACTGGCGGGCAGACAGGCGTCGGAAGCCCGGCCGATCCGGGCTCGGGCATCGATCGATCCGGGGTCCGCTCCCAGCCGGGCATTCCAGGCATCCGCCAGTCGGGCCAACGCGGCGCGCAGGTCGAACGCGTTGTCGGCGTCGAGCAAACGCATAAGGCCCACGCCGTCCAGGCCAGGATTGCGCCGGACCAGCCATGCAAGCGTCTGGATGTGTTCGGCAAAGCGATCGCCAGCCTGGTGCAAATGGCTGAAACAGGCTAGACCGGCCTGGCGGTCCAGCGGAGCGCCGCAGAGCGTCTGCGACACGAGCATGAAATCGTCGAGAGCGGAATCGCCATGCGAAGGCGGACGGAAGCCAGGCACCGCGCCGAGCAGAAGCAACGTACCGCAGCCGAGGACAAAATCGCGGCGCCGGAAGTGAGCAGGCTTGGTGGGCTGGGCGGCCCCTGTGGGGCGGAGGGACGTCGGCGGAATAGACACGGTGGGCCTTGGGCAAAATCGGCTCG from Ralstonia pickettii encodes the following:
- a CDS encoding sugar dehydrogenase complex small subunit, with translation MSIPPTSLRPTGAAQPTKPAHFRRRDFVLGCGTLLLLGAVPGFRPPSHGDSALDDFMLVSQTLCGAPLDRQAGLACFSHLHQAGDRFAEHIQTLAWLVRRNPGLDGVGLMRLLDADNAFDLRAALARLADAWNARLGADPGSIDARARIGRASDACLPAS